A window from Fibrobacterota bacterium encodes these proteins:
- a CDS encoding flippase-like domain-containing protein — MSGDRRRSGDLGRSGDRRRSGDLGKSGDRRRRRKRAWIWLRLIAALAILWWVINKNGQGRILQTLAGARPSWVLLSAVLFFISVAAGAYQWFLLLRLQGIPMGYRACFRAYYSGMFLNNFLPGTVGGDALRVYEAKQGSDGWGKAVAATFLDRLIGFFSLSLLSLVAVAFALWRHTLDQGVFRHLLYAVGLVFGIFVAVLILLLSRRIAALVNALIHWAGMRWLAEAHGRMQGILQAYQARWREMMWIIAVSCLVQVLRIDVHWFSGIALDARISPVFFFCFIPVIALAGVIPLNVGGWGIPQSIGTYLYTLPGVLAAADGNATAAALAFLPSVVGLVVMLGGGFYFVRGRSAGIATAAEAAADAAADEAAGGALPAADASPRGGE, encoded by the coding sequence GTGAGCGGCGACCGCAGACGGTCGGGCGACCTGGGAAGGTCGGGAGACCGCAGACGGTCGGGCGACCTGGGAAAGTCGGGCGACCGGCGACGGCGCCGGAAGCGGGCCTGGATTTGGCTGCGCCTCATCGCCGCCCTCGCCATCCTGTGGTGGGTGATCAACAAGAACGGACAGGGCCGTATCTTGCAAACCCTTGCCGGCGCGCGGCCGAGCTGGGTACTTCTAAGCGCGGTCCTCTTCTTCATCTCGGTGGCGGCGGGCGCCTACCAATGGTTCCTGCTCTTGCGTTTGCAGGGGATTCCCATGGGGTATCGCGCATGTTTCCGGGCCTACTACTCGGGCATGTTCCTGAACAACTTCCTGCCGGGGACGGTGGGCGGCGATGCCCTGCGGGTATACGAAGCGAAGCAGGGGTCGGACGGCTGGGGCAAGGCCGTGGCGGCCACCTTCCTCGATCGGCTGATCGGGTTTTTCTCGCTTTCGCTGTTGTCCCTGGTGGCGGTGGCCTTCGCGCTCTGGCGGCATACCTTGGACCAAGGCGTCTTCCGCCATCTGCTCTACGCGGTCGGGCTGGTGTTCGGGATCTTCGTCGCGGTCCTGATCCTTTTGCTGTCCCGCCGCATCGCGGCCCTGGTGAACGCGCTCATCCATTGGGCGGGCATGCGCTGGCTGGCCGAGGCCCATGGCCGCATGCAGGGCATCTTGCAAGCCTACCAGGCCCGCTGGCGGGAAATGATGTGGATCATCGCCGTCTCGTGTTTGGTGCAGGTGCTGCGCATCGACGTCCATTGGTTCTCCGGGATCGCGTTGGACGCGCGCATCTCGCCGGTTTTCTTTTTCTGCTTCATCCCCGTGATCGCGCTGGCGGGCGTTATTCCGCTCAACGTGGGGGGCTGGGGCATTCCGCAAAGCATCGGCACCTATCTGTACACCCTGCCGGGCGTGTTGGCGGCGGCGGATGGCAACGCCACCGCTGCGGCATTGGCGTTCCTTCCTTCCGTGGTCGGCCTGGTTGTCATGCTGGGGGGCGGATTCTACTTTGTGCGGGGCCGTTCCGCCGGGATCGCGACCGCGGCCGAAGCGGCTGCGGATGCGGCCGCTGATGAAGCGGCCGGGGGCGCATTGCCCGCGGCCGATGCCTCGCCGCGAGGCGGAGAATGA
- a CDS encoding glycosyltransferase produces MAAKSGSGVAGPAGRRPRVLLVNWRDIKNPEAGGAEVHLHEVAVRLVAAGFACVQYSHAFAGAPAREIIDGVEVHRIGGKFLFNYTVGLRARGWCRRHAIDVVLDDSNKIPFFLPWFCGKPVVAQIHHLFGRVLFHETAWPMACYVLAFEALMPAAYRRVQVLTGSESSRVELIRKGFGKVDIAPEGADLSMYRPPADPAKRGNVILYVGRIKRYKGLDMILEGAAALKPGFPDLVLKIAGSGDDVPRLKEKAKALGLEACTEFLGFISEERKVELYGEARVVVNSSLKEGWGLTSIEANACGTPVVATDVPGLCDSVRHGETGYLVPFGDAQAFAAAVRGILSDPEAAAAMRLRGLDWASRHTWEKTFEVTRDALLRAWERSPGGAANPGGRNTDDTLAGPAASQGGRA; encoded by the coding sequence ATGGCGGCGAAGAGCGGGTCCGGCGTAGCGGGCCCCGCGGGGCGCCGCCCCCGGGTCCTTTTGGTCAACTGGCGGGATATCAAGAATCCCGAGGCGGGGGGCGCCGAGGTCCATCTCCACGAGGTGGCCGTGCGCCTGGTAGCGGCGGGCTTCGCCTGCGTGCAATATTCCCACGCCTTCGCCGGGGCTCCCGCCCGCGAGATCATCGACGGGGTCGAGGTCCATCGCATCGGCGGCAAGTTCCTCTTCAACTACACGGTGGGCCTGCGCGCGCGCGGCTGGTGCCGGCGGCACGCCATCGACGTGGTGCTGGACGATTCCAACAAGATCCCTTTCTTCCTGCCCTGGTTCTGCGGCAAGCCGGTGGTGGCGCAAATCCATCATTTGTTCGGGCGCGTCCTGTTCCACGAAACCGCCTGGCCCATGGCCTGCTACGTGCTTGCCTTCGAGGCCCTCATGCCGGCGGCCTATCGCCGGGTGCAAGTGCTGACCGGATCGGAGAGCAGCCGGGTCGAGTTGATCCGCAAAGGCTTCGGCAAGGTGGACATCGCCCCCGAGGGCGCCGATTTATCCATGTACCGCCCGCCCGCCGATCCCGCCAAACGCGGCAACGTCATCCTCTATGTGGGCCGCATCAAGCGGTATAAGGGCCTGGACATGATCCTGGAAGGCGCCGCGGCCCTCAAACCCGGCTTCCCCGATCTCGTCCTCAAGATCGCCGGCTCCGGCGACGACGTTCCCCGTTTGAAGGAAAAGGCCAAGGCATTGGGGTTGGAGGCTTGCACGGAATTCCTGGGCTTCATCAGCGAAGAGCGCAAGGTGGAGCTTTACGGCGAGGCCCGCGTGGTGGTCAACTCCTCTCTCAAGGAAGGCTGGGGGCTCACTTCCATCGAAGCCAATGCCTGCGGGACTCCCGTGGTGGCCACCGACGTGCCGGGCCTGTGCGACAGCGTGCGCCATGGCGAGACCGGTTACTTGGTCCCTTTCGGGGATGCGCAGGCCTTCGCGGCCGCGGTCCGCGGCATCCTGTCGGATCCGGAGGCCGCCGCCGCCATGCGCTTGCGCGGCTTGGACTGGGCCTCCCGGCATACCTGGGAAAAGACCTTCGAGGTCACCCGCGACGCCTTGCTGCGCGCTTGGGAGAGATCCCCAGGCGGGGCCGCCAACCCGGGGGGACGTAACACGGATGATACCCTGGCGGGACCGGCCGCTTCCCAGGGAGGACGGGCGTGA
- a CDS encoding polyprenol monophosphomannose synthase codes for MAKTLVIIPTYNEMENLPRMLDRIDATGLDLDVLVVDDGSPDGTGKWVNEQLPRRKNLHLIQREGKQGLGSAYVRGFRYAIDEGYDFVFEMDADFSHDPEYLATFLVAIQDNDLVIGSRYINGVNVVNWPMSRLLLSYFANVYARWATGMPIQDATAGFKCYRVSALKTLDLAKIRSTGYSFQIELKYKLWKKGYRIKEIPIIFRDRTHGASKMSGGIIKEALFLLIRLRFFGGSA; via the coding sequence ATGGCTAAAACCTTAGTTATCATCCCCACGTATAATGAGATGGAGAACCTGCCCCGGATGCTGGATCGCATCGACGCGACCGGTCTGGACCTGGATGTCCTGGTGGTGGATGACGGTTCCCCGGACGGGACCGGCAAGTGGGTGAACGAGCAACTGCCCCGACGCAAAAACCTCCATCTGATCCAGCGGGAAGGCAAGCAGGGCCTGGGCAGCGCCTACGTGCGCGGGTTCCGATACGCCATCGATGAGGGGTACGATTTCGTATTCGAGATGGATGCCGACTTTTCCCATGACCCCGAATACCTGGCGACGTTCCTGGTTGCGATCCAGGACAACGATCTGGTGATCGGCAGCCGTTATATCAACGGCGTGAACGTGGTCAACTGGCCCATGAGCCGGCTGCTTTTGAGCTACTTCGCCAACGTCTACGCGCGCTGGGCCACGGGCATGCCCATCCAGGATGCCACCGCCGGCTTCAAGTGCTACCGCGTCTCGGCGCTCAAGACCCTGGACCTCGCGAAGATCCGGTCCACCGGGTATTCCTTCCAGATCGAGCTGAAGTACAAGCTCTGGAAGAAAGGCTACCGCATCAAGGAAATCCCGATCATTTTCAGGGACCGGACCCACGGCGCCTCCAAGATGTCGGGTGGCATCATCAAGGAAGCCCTCTTCCTGCTCATCCGCCTCCGCTTCTTCGGGGGTTCGGCTTGA
- a CDS encoding SDR family oxidoreductase — MAKILLVGCNGLLGQNLLRARPAGGWEIHGVGKEPEPILPESLASYRSADIGKRDELEAVVRAVDPDRIFNAAAVTDVDLCEREPALAGLINRDTVGWMAAFGKPLVHVSTDYVFDGEAGPYAEDAPTRPLSVYGSTKLESEALALAGAPLSLVVRTMTLWGKGRGMKTSFVDFVRNSLAAGKTIRIVTDQFGNPTLAEDLASAIWKLVAGGRGGIYHVAGSEWNSRFDWARAIAAHYGLDASLIQPCLTADLKQAARRPLRSGLRIDKLIRDTDFTPRDVSGQLARVDAG, encoded by the coding sequence GTGGCGAAAATCCTGCTAGTGGGATGCAACGGCCTTTTGGGCCAGAACCTTCTGCGGGCGCGTCCCGCGGGCGGATGGGAAATCCACGGGGTCGGCAAAGAGCCAGAGCCCATCCTCCCCGAATCCCTCGCGAGCTACCGTTCGGCCGATATCGGAAAGCGGGACGAACTCGAAGCCGTGGTGCGCGCCGTCGACCCGGACCGGATCTTCAATGCCGCCGCCGTCACCGACGTGGATCTGTGCGAGCGCGAACCCGCCCTGGCTGGACTCATCAACCGGGATACCGTGGGCTGGATGGCCGCCTTCGGCAAGCCCCTCGTCCACGTCTCCACCGATTACGTTTTCGACGGCGAAGCCGGGCCGTATGCCGAAGACGCGCCTACCCGGCCCTTGAGCGTCTACGGCTCCACCAAGCTGGAGTCCGAAGCCCTGGCCCTGGCCGGCGCTCCCCTCTCGCTGGTGGTCCGCACCATGACCTTATGGGGAAAAGGCCGCGGAATGAAAACGAGCTTCGTCGACTTCGTGCGCAATAGCCTGGCGGCGGGGAAAACCATCCGCATCGTCACCGACCAGTTCGGGAACCCCACCTTGGCGGAAGATTTGGCTTCGGCGATCTGGAAGCTGGTGGCAGGCGGGCGCGGCGGAATCTATCATGTGGCCGGGTCCGAGTGGAACAGTCGTTTCGATTGGGCCAGGGCCATCGCCGCCCATTACGGCCTCGATGCCTCCCTCATCCAGCCCTGCCTCACGGCCGACTTGAAGCAAGCCGCCCGCCGTCCCTTGCGATCGGGATTGCGCATCGACAAATTGATCCGCGACACCGACTTTACGCCCCGGGACGTGTCCGGGCAGCTCGCCCGCGTCGATGCCGGCTGA
- a CDS encoding glycosyltransferase family 2 protein: MKVMSPTLSIVIPAYNEVESLPELAREIREVCEREKIDYEAIVIDDGSKDGTFACVQRLSDQDGRIRGVQFRRNSGKAAALSEGFARARGKYVITMDADLQDNPNEIPALIKMLEDGADLVSGWKKKRHDPLGKTLPSKVFNGITSRVSGVKLHDFNCGLKAYRSEVVKSLDLYGELHRYIPVLAHWDGFKVAEKVVEHRARKFGVSKYGWARLNNGMFDLITLVFLHRYTTRPLHLFGFVGLLCSFVGFLILAGFAIQWAVTGNGHVRPLMLAGVAFMIVGIQFVSIGLLGEMINHRMANRDRPVARAIGEA, translated from the coding sequence ATGAAGGTCATGAGCCCCACCCTTTCCATCGTCATCCCCGCCTATAACGAGGTCGAGAGCCTGCCCGAGCTGGCGCGGGAAATCCGCGAGGTGTGCGAGCGGGAAAAGATCGATTACGAGGCCATCGTGATCGATGACGGCAGCAAGGACGGCACCTTCGCATGCGTCCAAAGGCTATCCGACCAGGACGGACGCATCCGCGGTGTGCAATTCCGGCGCAACAGCGGCAAAGCCGCCGCCCTTTCCGAAGGCTTCGCCCGAGCCCGGGGCAAATACGTCATTACCATGGATGCCGATCTGCAGGACAACCCCAATGAGATCCCGGCGCTAATCAAGATGTTGGAAGACGGCGCCGATCTGGTTTCCGGCTGGAAGAAGAAGCGCCACGATCCTCTCGGCAAAACCCTGCCTTCGAAAGTCTTCAACGGGATCACCTCGCGGGTTTCCGGCGTGAAGCTTCACGATTTCAACTGCGGCCTCAAGGCCTACCGGAGCGAGGTGGTGAAGAGCCTCGACCTGTACGGCGAATTGCATCGCTATATCCCGGTGCTGGCCCATTGGGACGGGTTCAAGGTCGCCGAGAAGGTCGTGGAGCACCGCGCGCGCAAGTTCGGGGTCTCCAAGTACGGATGGGCGCGCCTCAACAACGGGATGTTCGATCTCATCACCCTGGTGTTCCTGCATCGCTATACCACCCGGCCCCTGCACTTGTTCGGTTTCGTGGGCCTCCTCTGCAGTTTCGTCGGCTTCCTCATCCTCGCCGGCTTCGCCATCCAATGGGCGGTCACCGGCAACGGGCACGTACGGCCCCTGATGCTGGCCGGCGTCGCCTTCATGATCGTAGGCATCCAGTTCGTGTCCATCGGGCTTTTGGGCGAGATGATCAATCATCGCATGGCCAACCGCGATCGCCCGGTCGCCCGCGCCATCGGGGAAGCCTAA